The following coding sequences are from one Primulina eburnea isolate SZY01 chromosome 15, ASM2296580v1, whole genome shotgun sequence window:
- the LOC140815355 gene encoding acyl-CoA-binding protein-like — MSLKEEFEEHANLAKTLPDTTTNENLLILYGLYKKATVGNVNTSRPGMFSMKERAKWDAWKAVEGKSCEEAMSDYISKVKQLKEQAST; from the exons ATGAGTTTGAAG GAGGAATTTGAGGAACATGCTAATCTAGCTAAGACCTTGCCAGATACCACGACCAATGAAAATTTGCTGATTCTGTATGGACTCTACAAGAAAGCTACAGTTGGAAACGTCAACACAA GCCGTCCTGGTATGTTCAGCATGAAGGAGAGAGCAAAATGGGATGCTTGGAAGGCCGTTGAAG GAAAATCGTGTGAGGAAGCGATGAGCGACTATATTTCCAAGGTGAAGCAACTGAAGGAACAAGCTTCTACATGA
- the LOC140814161 gene encoding F-box/FBD/LRR-repeat protein At1g13570-like: MRMKGSIMSEVDFISNLPCSIIENILGCLPLRDIVRTSILSREWRYKWITCPEIVFDFWFDQMFLGGHRLETLVHQILKLHKGLLLRFALQVPDLKSSHHIDQWIHLLPKNTLQDLTLHVSRGDNHKLPSDIYAFQNLRNLKLYNCAFNPPSGFKGFSKLENLDLQNVVLVPETFGKFFASCPAVERLRLVHCTSFDCLEIVGPKLKYLEFHGLLRSISFEKCPLLKDVKISFSSMGFKRGNRFSIDLVKSLSSLPALEELQLQAYALEDLVEYGAPNKLPVALRTLKTLHLSDMYFEKIQEIACAICFIRSSPSLQKLKITAFTSDVVDSVLEFLRSQKSSDTLTQLKTVTMQLFSGNESEMEFIKYLLSSATELEEMSIAPHSGSVFDEEESILNELKQFPRASPRAEIINSDKMQ, translated from the exons ATGAGAATGAAGGGTTCAATTATGTCCGAGGTTGATTTCATTAGCAATCTACCTTGTAGCATAATAGAGAACATTCTTGGATGCTTGCCTCTACGAGACATAGTCAGAACGAGCATTTTGTCGAGAGAATGGAGATATAAATGGATAACATGTCCTGAAATCGTGTTTGATTTCTGGTTTGACCAAATGTTTCTCGGAGGTCACAGACTCGAGACCCTTGTTCACCAAATTCTTAAACTTCACAAGGGACTTTTGCTCAGATTTGCACTCCAAGTCCCTGATCTGAAAAGTAGCCACCATATTGATCAATGGATTCATCTGCTTCCAAAAAATACCCTCCAAGATTTAACCCTTCACGTATCtaggggagacaaccacaagcTGCCTTCTGATATATACGCCTTCCaaaatttaagaaatttgaAGCTCTACAACTGTGCATTCAATCCTCCCTCGGGTTTTAAAGGGTTTAGTAAACTCGAGAACCTTGATCTTCAAAATGTTGTACTAGTACCTGAAACTTTCGGAAAATTCTTTGCTTCTTGCCCCGCAGTTGAAAGGCTGAGGTTGGTTCACTGCACTAGCTTCGATTGTCTCGAAATTGTTGGTCCGAAGTTAAAATATCTTGAGTTTCATGGCTTACTCAGATCCATCTCTTTTGAGAAGTGCCCCCTTCTCAAAGATGTTAAAATATCTTTCTCCTCCATGGGTTTCAAAAGGGGAAACCGGTTCTCCATCGATTTGGTTAAGTCCCTAAGCTCTCTACCCGCGCTCGAGGAGCTACAACTGCAGGCTTATGCCTTGGAG GATCTTGTTGAGTATGGCGCCCCCAATAAACTGCCTGTGGCCTTGAGAACCCTGAAAACTCTTCACCTTTCAGATATGTATTTCGAAAAGATTCAGGAAATCGCTTGTGCCATTTGTTTCATCAGAAGCTCCCCCAGTTTACAAAAGCTTAAAATCACT GCCTTCACCTCAGATGTTGTGGATTCTGTCTTGGAATTTCTCCGATCCCAGAAAAGCTCGGATACATTGACACAACTTAAAACCGTTACTATGCAACTTTTCTCCGGCAACGAGTCTGAAATGGAGTTCATAAAATATCTATTATCATCTGCTACTGAACTCGAAGAAATGTCAATTGCCCCCCATTCAGGTAGTGTTTTTGATGAAGAAGAGTCCATATTGAACGAACTCAAACAGTTTCCTAGAGCATCTCCGAGGGCGGAAATCATTAATTCGGATAAAATGCAATAG
- the LOC140814394 gene encoding uncharacterized protein, which produces MDARRLTVSKSAVTAAALIFQPIKRPLTVSSSRAPHPLQKPKKPKPNSQEVGLSNPAPVPAAAAFNQSFHDNKKWASSILSGPHLNSFHCKDLLANFTPHQFDALLWEIHHFVDPSTVLKFFYFSCNSCGFRFTLRSYCLLFYLLVGKNIDSAARLLLIRLIDQKLPVTMGHGVLNTHTEIAIVLVDTYSGLADLKNETRAFDILIHVYASQFVSLGLGVALDVFSVLMGRGLLPSFKTCNFLMSSLVKANEYGKSYEVFVMISQHYLPDVYLFSTAISALCKGGRIDDAVALFKKMENSVVTPNVVTYNNLMHGLCQKGSLEEAFQLKEKMVENRVNPSLVTYSVLINGLMKLEKYEEANCVLKEMLEKGFVPNEVVFNTLIDGYCKMGNMMTALKLKDEMISQGAVPNSVTFNTLVNGLCKHSQIDLAEKFLNEMVERGLCINLGTVSSVINGLLKNSRFDSALVLFKLMISKNLRPNDRLLTTLMSGICRNNKLSEALKLYNMLREKGFADNLVTSNALIYGLCEAGKMPEAKSVLKCLLDSAVKLDTFTYNAFIYGCCKEGRFESGFMLKEKMSKQGISPDIVTYNLLIHALCNKGKMDEAVTLWHEIQRNGLVPNVHSYGIMIDGFCNAERIEEALNFFNLLLKQKIETNLVIYNILIRAYSRIPNMPEAFKLFDDLRSRGISPTCVTYSSLIHGMSNAGLVSEAKNLLDEMRKVGLPPDVICYTALISGYCKIGNMGEARRLLVEMSSFKVQPNKITYTVIIDAYCKLGNMKEASELLREMFSMEIAPDSVTYNTLTMGYCKEGKVDEPFNLWDHMSVRGLNLDEVGCTTLVHSMSEQFSIVDEK; this is translated from the coding sequence ATGGACGCGAGAAGGTTGACGGTCTCCAAATCCGCCGTCACCGCCGCCGCATTGATATTTCAACCTATCAAACGTCCGTTAACTGTCTCTTCCTCAAGGGCTCCGCATCCCTTGCAAAAGCCCAAGAAGCCAAAACCCAATTCACAAGAAGTGGGGCTGTCAAATCCAGCTCCAGTCCCTGCGGCAGCAGCTTTTAATCAGAGTTTTCACGACAATAAGAAGTGGGCATCCTCCATTCTTTCAGGCCCACATTTGAATTCTTTCCATTGTAAAGATTTGTTAGCCAATTTTACGCCTCACCAGTTTGATGCTCTGTTGTGGGAAATCCATCATTTTGTGGACCCGTCTACTGTATTGAAGTTTTTTTACTTTTCCTGCAATTCTTGTGGTTTTAGATTCACTCTCAGATCCTATTGTCTTTTGTTCTACTTGTTAGTTGGCAAGAACATTGATTCTGCAGCACGGTTACTCTTGATTAGATTGATTGATCAGAAGTTGCCCGTCACTATGGGCCATGGTGTTTTGAATACACACACAGAGATTGCTATTGTTTTGGTGGATACATATTCGGGTTTGGCAGACTTGAAGAATGAGACTAGAGCGTTTGATATTTTGATTCATGTTTACGCTAGTCAGTTTGTGAGTTTGGGACTTGGTGTTGCATTGGATGTTTTTAGTGTTTTAATGGGTCGAGGGTTACTTCCCTCTTTCAAGACTTGCAATTTTTTGATGAGCTCACTTGTTAAGGCAAATGAATATGGCAAGAGCTACGAGGTTTTTGTTATGATTTCTCAGCATTATTTGCCTGATGTATACTTGTTTAGTACTGCGATAAGTGCATTGTGCAAAGGAGGGAGGATTGATGATGCAGTTGCATTGTTTAAGAAAATGGAAAACTCAGTGGTCACCCCGAATGTTGTTACTTATAATAATCTCATGCATGGACTGTGTCAAAAAGGGAGTTTGGAAGAGGCATTTCAACTCAAGGAGAAAATGGTAGAGAATAGGGTGAACCCAAGTCTTGTAACTTACAGTGTGCTGATAAATGGTctcatgaaacttgaaaaatatGAGGAAGCCAATTGTGTTTTAAAAGAGATGTTGGAAAAGGGCTTTGTCCCGAATGAAGTCGTGTTTAACACATTGATTGATGGCTATTGCAAGATGGGCAATATGATGACTGCATTGAAGTTAAAGGATGAAATGATATCACAAGGTGCTGTTCCAAATTCAGTTACATTCAATACACTCGTAAATGGACTCTGCAAGCACAGTCAAATCGATCTTGCCGAAAAGTTCTTAAATGAGATGGTAGAGAGAGGTTTATGTATTAATCTTGGTACTGTTTCCTCTGTTATAAATGGTCTCTTAAAAAACTCTAGATTCGACTCTGCACTAGTATTGTTTAAGTTAATGATCTCTAAGAATTTAAGGCCTAATGACAGGTTGCTGACAACATTGATGTCTGGCATTTGCCGGAACAATAAGCTTTCAGAAGCTTTAAAGCTATATAATATGCTGAGAGAGAAAGGATTTGCTGATAATTTGGTGACCTCAAATGCTTTAATTTATGGGCTGTGTGAAGCGGGAAAGATGCCAGAAGCTAAATCAGTTCTTAAGTGTTTGTTGGATAGCGCTGTCAAGTTGGATACATTTACATATAATGCATTCATTTATGGATGCTGTAAAGAGGGTAGATTTGAGAGTGGCTTTATGCTGAAGGAGAAAATGTCAAAGCAAGGAATTTCTCCCGACATTGTTACCTACAACTTGTTGATACATGCATTATGTAATAAGGGTAAAATGGACGAAGCTGTGACACTTTGGCATGAAATCCAAAGAAACGGCCTCGTTCCTAATGTTCATTCATACGGAATCATGATAGACGGTTTCTGCAATGCCGAGAGAATTGAAGAGgctcttaatttttttaatttgttgcTCAAGCAGAAAATTGAGACAAATCTTGTCATATATAACATACTCATCAGAGCATATTCCAGGATCCCTAACATGCCAGAGGCTTTTAAACTTTTTGATGACTTGAGAAGCCGAGGCATTTCTCCGACGTGTGTGACTTATTCTTCGCTAATACATGGAATGAGCAATGCTGGGTTAGTTTCTGAGGCAAAAAATCTTCTCGATGAAATGAGAAAGGTGGGTTTGCCTCCGGATGTTATTTGTTATACGGCATTGATTAGTGGGTACTGTAAGATAGGTAACATGGGCGAAGCAAGGAGACTCTTGGTAGAAATGTCATCATTTAAAGTACAGCCTAATAAAATAACATACACTGTTATTATCGATGCTTACTGTAAGTTGGGTAACATGAAAGAGGCTTCTGAGCTTCTTCGCGAAATGTTTAGCATGGAAATTGCTCCCGACTCTGTGACGTACAATACATTGACAATGGGATACTGCAAGGAAGGGAAAGTAGATGAACCCTTCAACCTTTGGGATCACATGTCGGTCAGAGGACTAAATTTAGATGAAGTTGGATGCACTACTTTAGTTCACAGTATGTCCGAGCAATTCAGTATTGTTGACGAAAAATGA